The following nucleotide sequence is from Juglans microcarpa x Juglans regia isolate MS1-56 chromosome 6D, Jm3101_v1.0, whole genome shotgun sequence.
CGAAATTAGGAGTGGGTAGCACGGCTCCCGCTGCCCTGCCCCGCTTCCGCTCCGCCCCCGTTCAACGAGGCGGAGCACCCCGTCTGTCAAATGCAGGGAGTAGGTGGCCCCGCCTGCATCTGACCCCCCAAGCGGGGGCGAGGGCGAGATAGGGGCAACCCCCGCCCCGCCTcgtatcacatatatatatgcctggttttttttttaatacccataatgaaacggcatcgtttcattttttgtttagaatccTCCCCCCTGCAAGATCACCCTCTCACTCACTCAtccagaatctctctctctctctcgctcgccATTACTGTAGCCGTTGCCGCAGCCTTCCCTGACTCCATCTTCATCTCTGTTGCCGAATGTAAGAAACCCTAAATCTACTGaaattttttgtgaaatttcttttaTAGAATAGAGATTGAATGAATGATGGAGtttaatcggagatggaggatgagattttatgaattgtgtgctgtggagacttgattgtgcatgtggttcatTGGTTTGAATGGTTGATGAACAATGTGTACAATGTGTTCGTGTGTGAATCTCTTATCTCTCCGTGAAtgtgattggtttatttttttcatttttttcgaaATACCCATTTAGGGtccaatctgaaaccctaaattattttagggtttcgattcaccctaaaataataaattcctaaattattttagggtttcagattgggAGGGATTTTGAGGATTTACATTAATGTGGGATAAGATCTGATTTTTAATTgagcaattaattttttttccaacttttataacccattttaattgggtatttaatttttttacaacttttataacccattttaattgggtaattgggtatttcatttCTATTACAGCTtttataacctattttaattgggtatttattttttttttacaacttttataacctattttaattgggtatttaattttttttacgacttttataacccattttaattgggtaattgggtatttaattttttttttttttttatgtttgatgtttgatcttccaacttccaatatatatgttaatgattggatgttaattgtttaGCATGTTGTTATATTTgctttaatttcatatttcttgtttgcttgagttcatggatatgccagcagattctagtgcgagctctcatTTCCATGCCCAGGGTACTCATACCCATACACCTACCCCTAttcctacttctactcctacccctacccctggcccaacacctacccctacgacaccttgccccgcccccaaacgtaacaagaaacctgcttctatagtttgggctcatttcaccaaactagagggtggtaaccccaataacccccaagccaagtgtaaccattgtgAAAAAATCTATTGATGCCACTATAGGAATCATGGCACATTACAATTAAAGGTGTACTTAGAAgagcaatataaaaaaaagtctaatattaagatcattacaaaaaaaGAGTCAATCTAGGCTATaaattggattttaaaaaatggcggatgggaCTAGTGGGGGTGTAACTTTGAGAGGGTATACTAAATATGATTCCGAtcagtgtagaagacacctagctcgtatggtcatcatagacgagctacattttcaagttgttgatgagAAAGGGTTCCCAGCGTTTGCTCGCTACTTagaaccaaggtttaatattccttcttGCCACACAGTaacaaaggatgtaaaaaaaataattttgcacTAAAAAAGAGAAGTTAAGGGGTGAATTGGCCAGTCAATTTGTTTGCCTCACCACTGATACTTGAATATcagtataaaattttaattatatgtctttaactgtgcattttgttgattgtaattagacattgcataagaaaattataaaatttagtcAATTCACCGATCATAAAGGTGAGACAATTAGGAAGGCCTTAGAGGCCGTAATAAAGGAGTGTAGGTTGACCCGAGTTCTTACAGTCACAGTTGATAATGTCTCGTCTAAtgatgttgcattgggacatttgaagacctatcttagagaggcaaataagacaatcttggatggtgagtgtctgcatgtaaGATGTGCgacacatattctgaatcttattgttactgatggtttgggggatcttcatgactcgactGCTTGAGtcaggactgctgtgagatgggtgagatcttctctttcgaggttggagaaattcaaaattACTTTAAGGTCTGCAGGCCTAACATCCAAGAAGGGCATTTGTACTAaaatgcctacacgatggaactcaacattctttatgttggaggcggcccaagaatataggcTGACATTTGCactattgggtgatgaagacatctaatatgttaaatattttgatgatcacgggggattggggaaacccgtagtGATGATTAGgagattgtatctatttttgtacaattttttaggcttttttaTTAGGTCACCACGACGATATCTGGAattttgtaccctacatcccatcaattatgtcagcaaatatatagggtaaaagaagaattagatgacatggtcgcgggtggtcactaTAAACTGCGGGAGATGGCATTGGTTATGAGGTCAAAGTACGGCAAGTATTGTACTAGGgctaatatatttgttatatgtagctgtcgtcctTGACCCGAGGTTTAAGGTAGATGTCATagtatttggattgggccttgcgtacgggcaagcatgagcggagcttattgcagcaagggttcaaGAAACCCtttgtagattatttgatgagtttaccatCCTGcagggtggtaatattgcggcacctacacctacccatCACCGGTTCAAGAAGTCGATAGTGGCAAAAGACGTAGATTAGACTGGGGTGAGAGGTTTGAGCAAACTCCCTTAATGCAGAGTTAtgtagaggctcagtcagagatagacagatacttagtaGCGGAGGTaataccattttcacgagacttcgatatattaagttggtggaaggtgaatgtcGTGAAGTATCctatccttggagagatagcccacAATCTTTTGGCCATCCTTGTTAGCACCGTAGCCTCGGAGTCGGCTTTTAGCACCGGAGGTCGTGTAttggattcatttcggagttcattagctcctaccactgtggaggctttgatttgcacgcaaaATTGGAtaaagggaactccaattcatgttccggatgttcttgagtataaGGAGGCCGACGTCTAGAAtgagggtggtgatcagtctggatctggtatttattttaatttcattttctaattttttattaatttatttattttcatttaattggtattcattaatatcatttcaaattttattgttatagtgatacatgagacagCGTCTACGattacctccgatgcagtatgactttgtattggacccaccattgtcatggtttgcacaatttgtcctttatttgttttttgcatttataattttatatcatattttagtatctaattattttgcttgtatgttttttagcttttatattctcaatatacacaTGCCAAATCCTAATGATCGATCTATGCTCATTTgtctcatcttcatctcaaattccaattgcccaatcacaatctcatcttaattagtacttttaatattttgtattttaatttttttaatttttgtttcattttataactttataattctaatttgttttatttttaacttattaatatttcaggttttataacttattaatgtttatgatcttaattttcAGTTTCACAAcagtcgacacaactcaccactcagtgaaatCACCGCCACAGCgccatcccaaattgatcaaattgaaaatttattagttataattgttaatttacaattaagtataatgttgctacaatagttaatagtacaatttgtaatatttaatatttttagaggattttgtaatattgtaatagtttaagtttattagttctcttagagtcttaatttgtataattgtaaattgtaatttgtaataacttagtggcttagtgatgattattacttaattagttaatagttgaaatttagtatatagttaataattctatctatatatataatatatatatatatatttttcaaattttaaatatatttatttattttagttaaattctgGATCCAATGTGGCCCAAAAATAGATTATGAGCCATTTAGGATCCAGAAAAATGAGCTGGGCCGAAGGCCCAATAGGGGGACGGACTGATGGGGGTCCACCCCCACACCCTGGTGAACAGACGGGGTACCCCACCCATGCATGTGGGGGTGGGGTACGGTTAAAATTTTGACaaccccgcccatgcgggggcgggggccgGGAGAGGGGTGGCCCTGCCCCGTAGGGACGGATAGCACCCCTACTCGAAATACCCATTCCCGCGTCCCTCCCTCATCCCACTCCCTTCATTTTGGTGTTGATCTGTCCTCCATTTTTCTAGCGAAGACTTTCATTCCCAACCTACTCCCCTCCCACATCCCTCACTCCCACACGAATCTGAGTTGTTAGTTTtgttttcctctattttttgtttacatttCAAACCAGTCATTCCTAGTTATTGTTGTGGTCCGTCTTTGAtgttaaaataatgaaatattttagtgGCTACTTTTCTAAATATTAAGGATATCCTTTCAAGTCCTTTCCTTTCATTGAAGAAGGCATTTCTTCCTCGGTCCCTATGACATCCTCtccaatttttttacttttcttgtaGTTCTTCTCAGTGAACAAATAAGTTgtcacaaaagaaataaaattagaagaaaaaaaaatccagacaAATTCATAAACTCAACAAGTGGCCACAAtcgaaaaaaaattaggaaaataaaaaaacaaacttagAGATCCAAACAAAAGCGAAACTCTTCAGACCAAACAGAGAAGTGAAACTCTTCAGACTAAACAGAAACCCAGGTTCAATGGACTAAATAGAAATCCAGATTCACAAACTCTTCAGAACAATCTTGcaagaaaatctaaaataaaaaaaatgaaacttagagagagaaatatacCGAATAATTTCAGTAGAGGGAAGGAGGCGTGCGAAGGGGAAGGAGTTACAAAGGAGAATTAAATctttaaagttttcttttttaaatactttatatggccattaaaaaaataacatgtggCACGGGTCAAGTTTCGGTTGAAATCTCTTGgttcttttttcaaataataatgaaaattgCTTTAGTCCCGAATTCGGGATCTAAAAGATGTCtcgaatggaattttttttttttttttttttttactgaataattaaaaaaatattttttaataatgttgtaaattttttatttttttaaaaaatatttatgataattgaaaaaatacataaaaaaaaaaagaaagagaaaaagaagaaaaaaaattaccctATTCAGTTCCCGAATTCGGGACAGCAGTACTCAATAATAATACTAGTAAGAATAAAGGACGCGCATGCATGCGTCATCGTTTGCGTTCACATTGAAAATTCTGCCAAGGCTGAAAGTAATCGGAGGAACTAACACCCTTGGTAAATAGATTGGGACAAATAAGCAGTTTATTAATTTCAGCTTGATTGGCTGTGAATTGTTTTCGTGCTTCCGGCATCCCACATAGCAAGATTTCTGGCATGGAAGTGGTGGCTTCGATTGTTGGTGGAGTAGTCGTAGAAACTGGCCGGCTTTTCTTTGGCTGTATCCATTCTACGACCAACACTGTCAAAGTCAGAGCAAACCTCGATGCTTTGGAGAAGGGGACGAGATCCCTTAGCACTCTACAAGATGAACTCATAAATCAATCGGAATTAGCtatgagaaaaggaaaagtgCCAGATACTCCAGTTACGGAATGGATTAAGACGGTTGAGGAGTTTTTGCCTAAAGTCCATCAGATTCAAGCTGTAAATCTTCCTCGACATTCCTTGAATTTCAGTAAGCGGAATAGAATAAGCAAGAAAGTGGTAGAAATGCTCAAAGAGATAGAAAGGCTTATACTAGCTGGAGGATCCCACCTTGGTAAAGTTGCTGTCAGTTGTTCAGCACCCACAGTAGTGGAGCATATTCCTGGACCTCCAATTCGAGATCAAACGATGGCATCTACAATGTTAGCCAAAACTATGACTCTGTTGTCTGATGATGGGGTCGGGAGAATTGGGGTTTGGGGAATGGGTGGAATAGGGAAGACTACTCTGGTAAGAAATTTGAACAATGAGCTCAAGAATACTTCGATGCAGCCTTTCAGCATCGTGATATGGATCACGGTTTCCAGGAACTCGGACGTATCAAAGGTCCAGAGAGAAATAGCTGCGAGATTGAATTTGGGGGCTAGAATGGGAGAAAGCGTGGAGAGAATGGCTATCCAACTTCATCACAGGCTTGAGGAGGAGAAATTTCTTCTCATTCTAGATGACGTTTGGGAGAAAATTGACTTGGACGGTTTGGGCATCCCACAGCCTGAAGTTCAAAAGGGTTCTAAGATCATATTGACTTCTCGATTTTTGGATGTTTGTAGGTATATGATGACAGATGTGGAACTTAAAGTGGATTGTTTAGGCGATGAAGAAGCTTGGCAATTGTTTACTCGACATGCAGGGAATGTGGTTAGTCTGGAACATATTAGACCATTCGCAGAAGCA
It contains:
- the LOC121235695 gene encoding disease resistance protein At4g27190-like, which translates into the protein MEVVASIVGGVVVETGRLFFGCIHSTTNTVKVRANLDALEKGTRSLSTLQDELINQSELAMRKGKVPDTPVTEWIKTVEEFLPKVHQIQAVNLPRHSLNFSKRNRISKKVVEMLKEIERLILAGGSHLGKVAVSCSAPTVVEHIPGPPIRDQTMASTMLAKTMTLLSDDGVGRIGVWGMGGIGKTTLVRNLNNELKNTSMQPFSIVIWITVSRNSDVSKVQREIAARLNLGARMGESVERMAIQLHHRLEEEKFLLILDDVWEKIDLDGLGIPQPEVQKGSKIILTSRFLDVCRYMMTDVELKVDCLGDEEAWQLFTRHAGNVVSLEHIRPFAEAITRECCGLPLAIIIVGAAMRGKTMVQLWEHALYELQRSVPCIGSVEDKVYKPLKWSYDSLEGKNKKPCFLYCALFPEDFSIEISELVWCWRAEGLIDEQENYEDSFNRGISLIENLKDSCLLEDGARQGTVKMHDVVRDVAIWISSSSEDGCKSLVRSGISLSEISAFELSNSLKRVSFMKNKIIRLPDCVLQCSGASTLLLQGNPPLDRIPERFLQGFEALRVLNMSGTRIQSLPLSLLQLGDLRALLLRDCFSLEELPSLEGLSRLEQLEATKLIPYWPSQNHSSWNFIQIVLFRGSGYDTQWLPIESEESLRNRAGIF